A single genomic interval of Microbacterium sp. BLY harbors:
- a CDS encoding GntR family transcriptional regulator, translated as MSAIEGVTKHERVRRHLENVIEQGLAPHEKLPTERELAESLEVNRQTVRRALDELERDGLVYRLQGAGTFVSASRISKAFELTSFSEDMLARNMRPGSLSVDVGTAAAGQTAGYALHLSPQSPVVRIRRVRTADDIPICLEVCSIAADAVPGLEDGIEGDSLYDDLRTRFGITAVRADQEIHAVVLDEEQAAALQTPPFSPAFLVKRTTYDARSRPIEYAESVYRGDRYSYLVSIARP; from the coding sequence ATGTCGGCCATCGAGGGCGTCACGAAGCACGAACGCGTGCGACGGCATCTGGAGAACGTCATCGAGCAGGGTCTCGCGCCCCACGAGAAGCTCCCCACCGAGCGCGAGCTCGCCGAGTCCCTCGAGGTCAACCGGCAGACCGTGCGGCGCGCCCTCGACGAACTCGAACGGGACGGCCTCGTGTACCGCCTGCAGGGCGCCGGCACGTTCGTCAGCGCCTCGCGGATCAGCAAGGCGTTCGAGCTGACCTCGTTCTCGGAGGACATGCTCGCGCGCAACATGCGGCCGGGCTCCCTCTCCGTCGACGTCGGCACCGCCGCGGCCGGACAGACCGCCGGTTATGCGCTGCACCTCAGTCCCCAATCGCCCGTCGTGCGCATCCGCCGGGTACGGACCGCGGACGACATCCCGATCTGCCTCGAGGTGTGCTCGATCGCGGCCGACGCGGTGCCGGGCCTGGAGGACGGCATCGAGGGCGACTCGCTCTACGACGACCTGCGCACCCGTTTCGGCATCACCGCCGTGCGTGCCGACCAGGAGATCCACGCGGTCGTCCTGGACGAGGAGCAGGCGGCGGCACTCCAGACCCCGCCGTTCTCGCCCGCCTTCCTCGTGAAGCGCACCACCTACGACGCCCGCAGCCGCCCGATCGAGTACGCCGAGTCGGTGTACCGCGGCGACCGGTACTCGTACCTGGTCTCCATCGCCCGCCCCTGA
- a CDS encoding ABC transporter substrate-binding protein: MHVKHNLRRRVLVAGALGTATIVALSGCAGGTGDADGPTEITFSYLWGGEEAKALEAIIADFNASQDDIVVTGVSSPDTQKQLTSMSSSNGSFDISDNFGNTVGAWASKGILAPLDDAIAAEGIDVDDFVPSAMEQMSYDGKIYSLPIAIHSFQLLYNPQLLEEAGVTPPTTMDELAAAIPKLTKKDASGKITQLGLGSANDSTTLTTLGYAFGGSWDGEDGPTPAEDGNLEALQWYQDNVIEPVGADAMATFVSGQGEYLSAQDPFFSGQVAMIIDGEWRSASAAKIAPDFEWGVTAIPAASPDLENSTQVTASTLFIPANSKHKEEAATFLAYLVSDEPMEKFAVALGNLPGRSSLAGSAAFDELQDFGVWAEAASSPNAKSLASRPYSAEYATDLATAFDEVVRLTATPEEAIATVEERMASYASK; this comes from the coding sequence ATGCACGTGAAGCACAACCTGCGCCGACGCGTCCTGGTCGCCGGAGCGCTGGGCACGGCGACGATCGTCGCCCTGAGCGGCTGCGCCGGCGGCACCGGCGACGCAGACGGCCCCACCGAGATCACGTTCTCCTACCTGTGGGGCGGCGAGGAGGCGAAGGCGCTGGAGGCGATCATCGCCGACTTCAACGCCAGCCAGGACGACATCGTCGTCACGGGCGTCTCCAGCCCCGACACCCAGAAGCAGCTCACCTCCATGTCGTCGTCGAACGGCTCGTTCGACATCTCCGACAACTTCGGCAACACCGTCGGGGCCTGGGCCTCGAAGGGCATCCTCGCCCCGCTCGACGACGCGATCGCGGCCGAGGGCATCGACGTCGACGACTTCGTCCCCAGCGCCATGGAGCAGATGAGCTACGACGGCAAGATCTACTCCCTGCCGATCGCCATCCACAGCTTCCAGCTGCTCTACAACCCGCAGCTGCTGGAAGAGGCGGGCGTCACCCCGCCGACCACGATGGACGAGCTCGCCGCCGCCATCCCGAAGCTCACCAAGAAGGACGCCTCGGGCAAGATCACGCAGCTCGGACTCGGGTCGGCGAACGACAGCACCACGCTCACGACCCTGGGCTACGCGTTCGGCGGCAGCTGGGACGGTGAGGACGGCCCGACCCCCGCGGAGGACGGCAACCTCGAAGCGCTCCAGTGGTACCAGGACAACGTGATCGAGCCGGTCGGCGCCGACGCCATGGCGACCTTCGTGTCCGGACAGGGCGAGTACCTCTCCGCGCAGGACCCGTTCTTCAGCGGCCAGGTCGCCATGATCATCGACGGCGAGTGGCGATCGGCCAGCGCCGCCAAGATCGCCCCCGACTTCGAGTGGGGCGTCACCGCGATCCCCGCCGCCTCGCCCGACCTGGAGAACAGCACGCAGGTCACCGCGAGCACCCTGTTCATCCCCGCCAACTCGAAGCACAAGGAAGAGGCGGCCACGTTCCTCGCCTACCTCGTGAGTGACGAGCCCATGGAGAAGTTCGCGGTCGCGCTCGGCAACCTTCCCGGTCGCTCCTCGCTCGCCGGCAGCGCCGCGTTCGACGAGCTGCAGGACTTCGGCGTGTGGGCAGAGGCGGCGTCGTCCCCGAACGCGAAGTCCCTGGCCAGCCGCCCGTACAGCGCCGAGTATGCGACCGACCTCGCGACCGCCTTCGACGAGGTCGTGCGGCTCACCGCCACCCCGGAGGAGGCGATCGCGACCGTCGAGGAGCGCATGGCCTCCTACGCCTCGAAGTGA